A stretch of Castanea sativa cultivar Marrone di Chiusa Pesio chromosome 2, ASM4071231v1 DNA encodes these proteins:
- the LOC142626341 gene encoding uncharacterized protein LOC142626341 isoform X2, which translates to MGVFASKNMSNLSDKDVKGLREKTRFLEKEVNEMVHEREKESKAYEEDMLVFAFKEAEWKQEKKKLREEVKRLRKIVDEKEDKIRGIGEKSEKEKEWELLGTSFLVEQMREERARRDEAVEKWKQLYLAIKMELDDLIQRTNHGDVQYWRAEEEDMIEELQRELLAKEETIKALKEQLASIEHEEYKKEREIDILRQSLRIMSSKKPSRITKNVA; encoded by the exons ATGGGTGTATTTGCTAGCAAGAACATGAGCAATTTAAGTGACAAAGATGTTAAAGGGTTGAGGGAGAAGACAAGGTTTCTTGAGAAGGAAGTGAATGAGATGGTACATGAGAGGGAAAAAGAGAGCAAGGCTTATGAGGAAGACATGTTGGTTTTTGCATTTAAGGAAGCCGAGTGGAagcaagagaagaagaagctaagAGAGGAGGTAAAGAGGTTGAGGAAGATAGTGGATGAGAAAGAAGATAAGATTAGAGGGATTGGGGAGaagagtgagaaagagaaagagtggGAATTGCTGGGAACGAGCTTCTTGGTGGAGCAAATGAGGGAGGAGAGAGCTCGGAGAGATGAGGCTGTGGAGAAGTGGAAGCAACTATATCTTGCTATAAAGATGGAGCTTGATGATCTcattcaaagaacaaatcatg GGGATGTACAGTATTGGAGAGCAGAGGAAGAGGACATGATAGAAGAGTTACAGAGGGAATTGCTTGCCAAGGAAGAGACTATCAAAGCCTTAAAAGAGCAACTAGCTTCTATAGAGCATGAAGAATACAAGAAGGAACGAGAGATTGACATATTGAGGCAAAGCTTACGAATTATGAGCAGTAAGAAGCCATCGCGTATCACCAAGAATGTTGCCTGA
- the LOC142626341 gene encoding uncharacterized protein LOC142626341 isoform X1: MGVFASKNMSNLSDKDVKGLREKTRFLEKEVNEMVHEREKESKAYEEDMLVFAFKEAEWKQEKKKLREEVKRLRKIVDEKEDKIRGIGEKSEKEKEWELLGTSFLVEQMREERARRDEAVEKWKQLYLAIKMELDDLIQRTNHAGDVQYWRAEEEDMIEELQRELLAKEETIKALKEQLASIEHEEYKKEREIDILRQSLRIMSSKKPSRITKNVA; this comes from the exons ATGGGTGTATTTGCTAGCAAGAACATGAGCAATTTAAGTGACAAAGATGTTAAAGGGTTGAGGGAGAAGACAAGGTTTCTTGAGAAGGAAGTGAATGAGATGGTACATGAGAGGGAAAAAGAGAGCAAGGCTTATGAGGAAGACATGTTGGTTTTTGCATTTAAGGAAGCCGAGTGGAagcaagagaagaagaagctaagAGAGGAGGTAAAGAGGTTGAGGAAGATAGTGGATGAGAAAGAAGATAAGATTAGAGGGATTGGGGAGaagagtgagaaagagaaagagtggGAATTGCTGGGAACGAGCTTCTTGGTGGAGCAAATGAGGGAGGAGAGAGCTCGGAGAGATGAGGCTGTGGAGAAGTGGAAGCAACTATATCTTGCTATAAAGATGGAGCTTGATGATCTcattcaaagaacaaatcatg CAGGGGATGTACAGTATTGGAGAGCAGAGGAAGAGGACATGATAGAAGAGTTACAGAGGGAATTGCTTGCCAAGGAAGAGACTATCAAAGCCTTAAAAGAGCAACTAGCTTCTATAGAGCATGAAGAATACAAGAAGGAACGAGAGATTGACATATTGAGGCAAAGCTTACGAATTATGAGCAGTAAGAAGCCATCGCGTATCACCAAGAATGTTGCCTGA